The Anaerohalosphaeraceae bacterium DNA segment AGCAGTTTTTGGACTCTGTGCGGCTTGGGGCTTTTCCGTGCCGGGAATGTGTGAGCAGACTTGGCGATTGTCGCCTGAGTCGGGCTGGCAGGAGGTTTCCGCAAGTCCGGAGGGGCAATTTCTGCTGAAACTTTCGGAAATCAAGCAGCAGATTGAACAGGGTGACAGCGGGGCAGCGGAGCGGGCCCTTGACCATTTGCAGACGGATTTTCCACAGTTTTCCGGGCCTGATTTGGCCCTTTATATCCAGGGGGAGAAGCAGTATATTCGAAATAACTGGTCGAAAGCGGCCAAGCAGTATAAGAAATGTCTGACGGATTATCCGGACAGCCCCCTGCTGATGGCGGCGGCCGAACGGCTGTATTCGATTGGAGCGGCTTATATGGGGGGGCAAAAGAGGCCGTTTTTGAAGATTTTCCGGCTGCCGGCTTACGAAGAGGGAGAAAAAATCCTGCGGGACCTGGCTGACCGCTGGGGGCGGGCACCGCTGGCGTATCGGTCGCTGATTACGATTGCGGAAAACCAGGAACGTCGGGAGCAGTATCTGGATGCATATCAGACATGGTCGGAGATTGCCGACCGCTGGCCGACGGGAGAGAGCGGACGAATTGCTTTGCTGCGAATGGCTCAGACGCTTCATGCTTCGTATCGAAGTCCGCATTATGATGCAACGGTGCTGCGGGGGGCCTCGAGTTATTTTGAGGACTATCGAAAGCGGTATGAAGCCAGTGCATCGGAACTGGGGATTGAACAGACGCTGGAGATGATTGCGGAACAGCAGGCCTACAAGATTTTTTTTGTGGGGCTTTATTATGAACGAACGGAACAGACAGGGGCGGCTCTGATGTATTATCGAACGGCGATGGAGCAGTTTCCTGGGACCCGGGCGGCCCAGATGGCGAAAGAGCATACGTCGGCCCTGGAAGCGGGGCGGAGTCTGCTGCCGGCCAAGAGTTTCCGGCGGAAGTGCATCGAAGCGGGGGCGAGTTTTCTGGACCACTGGTTTGGTTTGGGATATGTGCTGGATTTGCCGACGGGAAAAGAACGGAAACAGCTGAATCCTGCGGAGGGAGTCTAACGTATGGATAAGGGACGGCAAAGATGGATTCTGTTTGCCGCGGCGGTGTGCGGACTTCTGATGACGTTCGGATGTTCCGGATATACCAACCGCTGGCCGTATCCGGAGCAGATACGGACGGTTTATGTGGAGATGTTTGATACGTCGGATTTCCGCCGCGGGTATGAGTATCTGCTGACGGATGCAGTGTGCAAGCAGATTGAGGCCCAGACGCCTTACAAGATTGTATCAGACCGGAAGGCGGCGGATTCGATTCTGAGCGGAACGATCCGAACCGGACAGGGGGTTTTGACGGTGGACCGTCATACCGGCAGGCCCCTGGAGCAGGAGGCCCTGGTGCATGTGACGTTTACGTGGAAAAATCTGCGGACAGGGGAGGTTCTGATTAATCAGGAGACGGTGGCGGCTTCGGAGCCCTATTCGGCTTTTCTGAATCAGGATTT contains these protein-coding regions:
- the lptE gene encoding LPS assembly lipoprotein LptE, which translates into the protein MDKGRQRWILFAAAVCGLLMTFGCSGYTNRWPYPEQIRTVYVEMFDTSDFRRGYEYLLTDAVCKQIEAQTPYKIVSDRKAADSILSGTIRTGQGVLTVDRHTGRPLEQEALVHVTFTWKNLRTGEVLINQETVAASEPYSAFLNQDFEYSAARAVNKAAQRLVERMESGW